A window from Gottschalkiaceae bacterium SANA encodes these proteins:
- a CDS encoding class I mannose-6-phosphate isomerase: MYYPLTFTPVYKEKPWGCTHYSDFRSDVPQGLIGESWDVCNHQNGMSIVSNGSLTGKSLQELIELDAKGFLGTEIPPKWFPLLYKQLATSQSLSVQVHPDDAYAMEHEGDMGKTEAWYVVDTYSDQACLYVGLNNCSEAQFRQAIEENRFDEYLHKIPVKKGDVVYVSTGTIHAIGPDVLVAEINQNSDTTYRVYDYGRGRELHIEKALAVTNLELEGNLIKGLKNQQETYTHTYYCYDRNFSLEHISIHSYYEGESDPERFHIFSCVEGQGVITTDKMTVPFQFGDSVLIPAALGAYEISGDCQLLKTYQPNVAKLDKEILSLVNQEG; this comes from the coding sequence ATGTATTATCCCTTAACTTTTACACCCGTTTATAAAGAAAAGCCATGGGGTTGCACCCATTATTCTGACTTTCGTTCCGATGTGCCCCAAGGGTTGATCGGAGAATCCTGGGATGTCTGCAACCATCAAAACGGCATGAGTATCGTTTCTAATGGATCTTTGACGGGCAAAAGCCTGCAGGAACTAATCGAACTGGATGCCAAAGGGTTTCTCGGTACTGAAATTCCACCGAAGTGGTTCCCACTTCTTTATAAACAACTTGCCACCAGTCAATCTCTTTCCGTACAGGTTCATCCCGATGATGCCTACGCTATGGAGCACGAAGGCGATATGGGAAAGACAGAAGCCTGGTATGTCGTTGATACCTATTCCGACCAAGCCTGCTTATACGTTGGCTTAAACAATTGCAGCGAAGCACAATTCCGTCAAGCCATTGAAGAAAACCGATTTGACGAGTATCTCCATAAAATCCCCGTAAAAAAAGGCGATGTGGTCTATGTCAGCACTGGAACCATTCATGCGATCGGCCCCGATGTCCTGGTTGCCGAGATTAACCAGAATTCTGACACCACCTATCGCGTCTATGATTATGGACGTGGCAGAGAACTCCATATCGAAAAAGCCCTAGCTGTAACAAATCTGGAATTGGAAGGCAACTTGATCAAGGGATTAAAAAACCAACAAGAAACCTACACCCATACTTACTATTGCTATGATCGCAACTTTTCCTTGGAACACATAAGTATCCATTCCTACTATGAAGGAGAGAGCGACCCCGAGCGATTCCATATCTTCTCTTGTGTCGAAGGTCAAGGTGTCATCACGACTGATAAAATGACTGTACCCTTTCAATTTGGCGACAGTGTTTTAATTCCAGCTGCCTTAGGTGCTTATGAAATCAGCGGCGATTGCCAATTACTGAAAACCTATCAGCCCAATGTGGCAAAACTTGACAAGGAGATTCTCTCCCTGGTCAATCAGGAGGGGTAA